A genomic segment from Dietzia psychralcaliphila encodes:
- a CDS encoding MFS transporter, with amino-acid sequence MTRERTLKLGLKANAAQFTLLVAINALVGGMVGQQQTVLPLLATDVFGLTGYTFIFTYVAAFGITKAIANYFAGTFSDRYGRKPVLLVGWLFAIPVPLMLIWAPDWTWVVAANVLLGINQGLTWSTTVVMKIDLVGPRQRGLAMGLNEAAGYGAVAVTSLLAGYLAGQYGLRPAPFLVGLAYTALALVLSGVFVRETRDHALLDAGRHVARPDGLHDHLHADLTDREIALQTSFKEPALSSASQAGLVNNLNFGLSWGLFPLLFATAGLPVGQIGLLFALYPAVWGVGQLFTGALSDRIGRKNLISVGMATQAAALVVIALGSGFGVWAVGTVILGAGTAMVYPTLLAAIGDVAHPVWRGRAVGVYRVWRDLGYAVGAMLGGIVADAMGLHAAVWAAAAVSAVSAAAVAIRMYETHTPLTVADER; translated from the coding sequence ATGACCAGGGAACGCACACTCAAGCTTGGCCTGAAAGCCAACGCCGCCCAGTTCACACTGCTCGTCGCCATCAACGCGCTGGTAGGCGGCATGGTCGGACAGCAACAGACCGTACTTCCCCTGCTGGCCACGGACGTCTTCGGCCTGACCGGCTACACCTTCATCTTCACCTACGTGGCCGCCTTCGGCATCACCAAGGCGATCGCCAACTACTTCGCCGGGACGTTCTCCGATCGCTACGGACGCAAGCCCGTCCTACTGGTCGGGTGGCTCTTCGCCATCCCGGTGCCACTGATGCTCATCTGGGCGCCCGACTGGACCTGGGTGGTGGCCGCGAACGTCCTGCTGGGCATCAACCAAGGCTTGACCTGGTCCACCACCGTGGTCATGAAAATCGACCTCGTCGGCCCCCGGCAACGCGGCCTGGCGATGGGTCTCAACGAGGCCGCAGGTTACGGCGCCGTCGCCGTGACCTCGCTGCTCGCCGGCTACCTGGCCGGGCAATACGGCCTGCGACCGGCACCGTTCCTGGTCGGCTTGGCCTACACGGCACTGGCTCTGGTGCTGTCCGGGGTCTTCGTCCGCGAGACCCGCGATCACGCACTCCTGGACGCCGGGCGGCACGTTGCCCGCCCGGATGGTCTGCACGACCATCTCCATGCCGACCTGACAGACCGCGAGATCGCGCTCCAAACCAGCTTCAAGGAACCGGCCCTGTCCTCGGCGAGCCAGGCCGGGCTCGTCAACAATCTCAACTTCGGCCTGTCGTGGGGACTCTTCCCCCTGTTGTTCGCCACCGCGGGCCTGCCCGTGGGGCAGATCGGGCTCCTGTTCGCGCTCTACCCCGCCGTCTGGGGAGTGGGACAGCTGTTTACCGGCGCGCTCTCGGACCGGATCGGCCGCAAGAACCTGATCTCGGTGGGAATGGCCACCCAGGCGGCCGCGCTGGTCGTCATCGCACTCGGCAGCGGGTTCGGCGTGTGGGCGGTGGGCACCGTGATCTTGGGCGCCGGAACCGCGATGGTCTACCCGACCCTGTTGGCGGCGATCGGCGACGTGGCCCATCCTGTATGGCGGGGGCGAGCCGTCGGGGTCTACCGCGTGTGGCGCGACCTGGGCTACGCAGTCGGCGCGATGCTCGGAGGAATCGTCGCCGACGCCATGGGACTACACGCAGCAGTATGGGCCGCCGCCGCCGTCAGCGCCGTCTCGGCGGCCGCGGTAGCGATCCGCATGTACGAGACGCACACACCCCTCACCGTCGCAGACGAGCGGTGA
- a CDS encoding arsenic resistance protein: MTWIERLQSVFVAVAALAGLGVGLATPLGASGEFVVIPALLVMLTAVFVQLDASNLKEVGNAKGLVAVSLVLNYVFTPLLAWALGIGLLGEQPDLRIGLLLLLVTPCTDWYLVFTAMARGHAGIATALLPVNLVLQLLLLPVYVMLLGGEAAMVDAGTLMEAVVLMLVAPLAVAFMLRWVSARFKGRRWREQHLMRWANRVVMPLLCLAVFAMFAWQAPVVAENGAEMLLLLPALLLFFVILPLVSTGAARLLHLPGPQRVALTMVTTARNSPIALGIAVAAFPDRPLIAVALVVGPLIELPILAVLSQIIRHRDKSAPAGQAAASTSDR, translated from the coding sequence GTGACCTGGATTGAGCGCTTGCAAAGCGTGTTTGTCGCCGTGGCCGCTCTGGCCGGGTTGGGGGTCGGTCTTGCGACTCCGCTCGGTGCTAGTGGCGAGTTCGTGGTGATTCCGGCGCTGCTGGTGATGCTCACCGCTGTGTTCGTTCAGCTCGATGCCTCGAATTTGAAGGAGGTGGGCAATGCCAAGGGGCTGGTCGCGGTCAGCCTGGTGTTGAACTACGTTTTTACGCCGCTTCTTGCCTGGGCGTTGGGCATCGGGTTGCTCGGGGAGCAGCCCGATCTTCGAATCGGACTGTTGCTGTTGCTTGTCACCCCGTGTACCGATTGGTATCTCGTCTTCACCGCGATGGCACGGGGCCATGCAGGGATCGCGACGGCGCTGCTGCCCGTCAATCTCGTGCTTCAGCTGCTTTTGTTGCCGGTCTATGTGATGTTGCTCGGTGGTGAGGCTGCGATGGTCGACGCGGGCACCTTGATGGAAGCAGTGGTGCTGATGCTCGTCGCTCCGTTGGCGGTGGCGTTTATGCTGCGCTGGGTCAGTGCCCGGTTCAAGGGGCGGCGATGGCGGGAACAGCATCTTATGAGGTGGGCGAACCGGGTGGTGATGCCGCTGTTGTGTCTGGCGGTCTTCGCGATGTTCGCCTGGCAAGCGCCCGTGGTTGCCGAGAACGGGGCCGAGATGCTGTTGCTATTGCCTGCGCTGCTCCTGTTCTTCGTCATCCTCCCTCTGGTCTCCACTGGGGCAGCTCGACTGTTGCACTTGCCTGGGCCGCAGCGAGTCGCTCTGACAATGGTGACCACAGCCAGGAACTCGCCCATCGCTCTGGGTATCGCGGTGGCGGCTTTCCCCGATCGGCCGCTGATTGCTGTTGCACTGGTGGTGGGACCGTTGATCGAGTTACCGATCCTCGCAGTACTTAGTCAGATCATCCGCCACCGGGACAAGAGCGCCCCCGCTGGACAGGCTGCTGCCTCAACTAGTGACCGGTAA
- a CDS encoding MerR family transcriptional regulator — MRISEVARRSGVPATTLRYYEQLNLISSTRTSNGYREYGSEVLERLSFIHGAKQMDLELDQIKWLLEVTATGTCTNTRDVLHPLLADRLREVDDTIRRLEELRAGLARSLDYVATCPDSTRPCQSECAFKALT; from the coding sequence ATGCGTATTTCTGAGGTGGCCAGGCGCAGCGGAGTGCCGGCTACCACGCTGCGGTACTACGAACAGCTCAACCTCATTAGCTCGACCCGGACCAGCAATGGCTACCGCGAGTATGGGTCGGAGGTTCTCGAGCGTCTGTCGTTCATCCATGGGGCGAAGCAGATGGACTTGGAACTCGACCAGATCAAATGGCTGCTCGAGGTCACCGCAACTGGGACCTGCACCAACACTCGAGATGTCCTGCACCCACTACTCGCCGATCGTCTACGCGAGGTTGACGACACCATTCGCAGATTGGAAGAGCTCCGGGCAGGGCTGGCACGGTCACTCGATTATGTTGCAACATGCCCCGACAGCACCAGGCCTTGTCAGTCCGAGTGCGCCTTCAAGGCGCTCACGTGA
- a CDS encoding histone-like nucleoid-structuring protein Lsr2 translates to MAQHFQMRYIDDFDGTDLGNEANTLFFAFDGKEYSIDLSDENADTFHELMAPYIESGHRVTGKSKSARKATAKTVSGDNKAIREWARDNGHDVSHRGRIPATVMEAYAAAN, encoded by the coding sequence ATGGCACAGCATTTTCAGATGCGGTACATCGACGATTTCGACGGCACTGACCTGGGCAACGAGGCGAATACTCTCTTCTTCGCCTTCGATGGAAAAGAATATTCGATCGACCTCAGCGACGAGAACGCTGACACATTCCATGAGCTCATGGCGCCGTACATCGAGTCCGGCCATCGGGTGACCGGAAAGTCCAAGTCTGCGCGCAAGGCCACGGCCAAGACCGTATCCGGGGACAACAAGGCTATTCGCGAATGGGCGCGCGACAATGGCCATGACGTCTCTCACCGCGGCCGCATTCCCGCCACGGTGATGGAAGCGTACGCAGCCGCCAACTAG
- a CDS encoding arsenic resistance protein: MITWLERWQIPLYLVALGVGAVFGLGAPSAAPGLEQAINPVLMVLLYATFLGVPLTRLGRALRDGRFLAGLLVLNFAIVPVVVYGLSRFVADDQALLLGVLLVLLTPCIDYVIVFSGLAGSAHDMLLAAAPLLMLMQMLLLPAYLGLFMGPSLFEVLDVAPFLEAFLLLIVTPLALAAITQYLAARSASARKVMDAMESLMVPLMMATLSVVVASQIDAVRADLSSLLKVIPLYVAFLVVMVPLGIIISRVFSQDVPGTRAVVFSGATRNSLVVLPLALALPDPFALVAVVVVTQTLVELVGMVTYVRLVPRLIPHHPLPAP; this comes from the coding sequence ATGATCACGTGGCTGGAGCGGTGGCAGATCCCCCTGTACCTGGTGGCCTTGGGGGTCGGTGCCGTGTTCGGGCTGGGCGCCCCTTCCGCTGCCCCGGGCCTGGAGCAGGCAATCAATCCGGTGCTGATGGTGCTGCTGTACGCCACATTCCTTGGCGTGCCGCTGACCCGGCTCGGCCGCGCGCTGCGTGACGGCCGGTTCCTGGCCGGGCTGTTGGTGCTGAATTTTGCCATCGTCCCGGTCGTGGTCTACGGCCTCTCCCGGTTCGTCGCTGACGACCAAGCGCTACTGCTGGGCGTGTTGCTGGTGCTGCTGACCCCGTGCATCGACTACGTCATTGTCTTCTCCGGGCTAGCCGGCTCCGCGCACGATATGCTGCTAGCCGCAGCGCCGCTGCTGATGCTCATGCAGATGCTGCTGCTGCCGGCCTACCTGGGCTTATTTATGGGCCCCAGCCTGTTCGAGGTCTTGGACGTTGCCCCGTTCCTCGAGGCTTTCCTGTTACTGATCGTTACGCCCCTGGCTCTGGCGGCCATCACGCAGTACCTGGCCGCACGGTCCGCCTCCGCCCGGAAGGTCATGGACGCGATGGAGTCACTGATGGTGCCGCTGATGATGGCCACCCTCTCCGTCGTGGTTGCCTCCCAGATCGACGCCGTCCGGGCGGATTTATCCTCGCTGCTGAAGGTGATTCCTCTCTACGTTGCCTTCCTGGTCGTGATGGTCCCCCTGGGCATCATCATCAGCCGGGTTTTCAGCCAGGACGTCCCTGGCACCCGGGCGGTGGTCTTCTCTGGGGCCACCCGCAACTCACTGGTCGTGTTACCCCTGGCCCTCGCCCTGCCCGACCCGTTTGCCCTAGTGGCGGTCGTCGTGGTCACCCAAACCCTCGTCGAACTCGTCGGCATGGTCACCTACGTCCGGCTCGTACCCCGCCTCATTCCACACCACCCGCTGCCCGCTCCCTAG
- a CDS encoding cadmium resistance transporter has protein sequence MILSSILQAIGLFIVTNIDDVIVLSLFFARGAGQRGTTARIVAGQYLGFAGILGAAVLVALGAGTFLPSEAIPYFGLIPLALGLWAAWQAWRGDDDDDDAKIEGKNVAVWTVAAVTFANGGDNIGVYVPVFLSVGPGAVVAYCVVFLVLVSVLVGLAKFVATRRPIAEALERWEHILFPIVLIGLGIFILVSGGAFGL, from the coding sequence GTGATCCTGTCCTCGATTCTGCAGGCGATCGGCCTGTTCATTGTCACAAACATCGACGATGTCATCGTCCTCTCGCTGTTTTTCGCCCGCGGCGCAGGCCAGCGCGGAACCACCGCTCGCATCGTCGCTGGCCAGTACCTTGGGTTCGCTGGCATCCTCGGTGCGGCCGTGCTCGTGGCATTGGGCGCCGGGACGTTCTTGCCCTCGGAGGCCATCCCCTACTTCGGGCTTATTCCGTTAGCCCTGGGCCTGTGGGCAGCATGGCAAGCCTGGCGCGGGGACGATGACGATGACGACGCCAAGATCGAAGGTAAGAACGTGGCCGTGTGGACCGTGGCCGCGGTGACCTTCGCCAACGGCGGGGACAACATCGGCGTCTACGTCCCGGTCTTCCTCAGCGTGGGCCCGGGAGCCGTGGTGGCCTATTGCGTTGTATTCCTGGTTCTGGTCTCGGTCCTGGTGGGCCTGGCCAAGTTCGTGGCCACCCGTCGGCCAATCGCCGAGGCCTTGGAACGCTGGGAACACATTCTGTTCCCGATTGTCCTGATCGGCCTGGGCATCTTTATCCTGGTCAGCGGCGGTGCCTTCGGACTCTAA
- the cmtR gene encoding Cd(II)/Pb(II)-sensing metalloregulatory transcriptional regulator CmtR has translation MLTIESRVEVMNRLGRAMADPTRSRILLTLLERPAYPAELARDLELTRSNVSNHLACLRDCGIAVAAPQGRQTRYEIADPHLSWALTALVEISLAVDEAAPCLDLACSVPGCSDTKVFA, from the coding sequence ATGCTGACTATAGAGTCTCGTGTTGAGGTGATGAACCGGTTGGGGCGGGCGATGGCTGACCCCACCCGCTCGCGGATACTCCTGACCCTGCTGGAGCGGCCGGCCTACCCGGCCGAGCTGGCCCGCGACCTGGAGCTGACGCGTTCGAACGTGTCGAACCATCTAGCGTGCCTGCGCGACTGTGGCATCGCGGTCGCCGCACCTCAGGGACGGCAGACCCGGTATGAGATCGCTGATCCGCACCTGTCGTGGGCACTGACCGCTCTGGTCGAAATCAGTTTGGCGGTCGACGAGGCCGCGCCCTGCCTGGACCTGGCCTGTTCGGTGCCCGGTTGCAGCGACACGAAGGTGTTCGCGTGA
- the lnt gene encoding apolipoprotein N-acyltransferase — translation MITTLARVVGAAAAGALLAASFPPVGLWWAALPAIALLVVVLSPLRGPAPRVRTGALLGLVAGLVFFLLLAPWVGLYVGAYAAWALALVEALYLAAFGAGAVPILRAGLAPGPRVGLRALGAVAGVAGWWSLWEWIRSSWPWGGFPWGRLAFGQADSPLLALASLGGAPLLGFAVASLGAVLGIGALILVRGDRPGRTAIALLAAPLVTAGLVAGASVAASAGDTRETVEVTVIQGNVPRLGLDFNAQRRAVLENHLRVTAELANDVEAGTAARPDLVLWPENASDISPLADQRAGAQITALSRRLDAPILVGTVLRVGDGPETTNSYLVWDGDDEVVGRHDKRYIQPFGEWLPLREPLEALFPIARTAGHFVPGDGTGLVTAAGVGLGVAICFEIAFDDAAREPVTRGAQILIVPTNNATFGRSPMTYQQLAMSRVRAVEHRVPVLIAATSGVSAVIGPDGRVRQETGIFEPAVLAAQVEVGGAGTMATRLGGIPQAVSCLTGLAGLAWALIRTRPRPATDFEEI, via the coding sequence GTGATCACCACCCTGGCCCGGGTGGTGGGAGCGGCCGCTGCCGGCGCGCTGCTGGCCGCCTCGTTCCCTCCGGTCGGCCTGTGGTGGGCGGCGCTTCCCGCGATCGCCCTCCTCGTCGTCGTCCTCTCCCCACTACGTGGACCCGCACCCCGGGTGCGCACGGGCGCCCTCCTGGGACTGGTGGCGGGGCTCGTCTTTTTTCTCCTACTGGCCCCGTGGGTGGGCCTATACGTGGGCGCCTACGCGGCCTGGGCGCTGGCGCTCGTCGAGGCGCTCTACCTGGCGGCCTTCGGCGCCGGAGCCGTGCCGATCCTGCGAGCGGGGCTGGCCCCCGGACCCCGCGTCGGCCTACGAGCACTGGGAGCGGTGGCCGGGGTGGCCGGCTGGTGGTCGTTGTGGGAGTGGATCCGCTCCTCGTGGCCCTGGGGCGGTTTCCCGTGGGGCCGACTGGCGTTCGGCCAGGCCGACAGCCCCCTCCTGGCCCTGGCCTCGCTCGGCGGGGCCCCGCTGCTCGGTTTCGCGGTGGCGTCCCTGGGCGCGGTGCTCGGTATCGGCGCGTTGATTCTCGTGCGCGGGGACCGGCCCGGAAGAACAGCCATCGCGCTCCTGGCCGCCCCGCTGGTCACCGCTGGGCTCGTCGCCGGTGCGTCCGTCGCCGCCTCGGCAGGAGACACTAGAGAGACGGTCGAGGTCACTGTCATCCAGGGCAACGTCCCCAGGCTCGGGCTGGACTTCAACGCCCAACGTCGTGCGGTGCTCGAGAACCACCTCCGGGTGACGGCGGAACTCGCCAACGACGTCGAGGCCGGGACCGCGGCGCGGCCGGATCTGGTGCTGTGGCCGGAGAACGCCTCGGACATCTCCCCGCTTGCGGACCAGCGCGCCGGCGCCCAGATCACCGCGCTGTCCCGACGTCTGGACGCCCCGATCCTCGTGGGTACCGTCCTGCGGGTGGGAGACGGGCCCGAAACCACCAACTCTTACTTGGTGTGGGATGGTGACGACGAGGTGGTCGGCCGCCACGACAAGAGGTATATCCAACCGTTCGGCGAGTGGCTGCCGCTACGCGAGCCGCTCGAGGCGCTGTTCCCGATCGCCCGGACCGCCGGCCATTTTGTCCCCGGCGACGGCACGGGACTGGTCACCGCGGCGGGGGTCGGGCTGGGCGTGGCCATCTGCTTTGAGATCGCGTTTGACGACGCCGCCCGCGAACCCGTGACCCGGGGCGCGCAGATCCTCATCGTGCCCACCAACAACGCCACATTCGGTCGATCGCCGATGACCTACCAGCAACTGGCGATGTCGCGGGTACGGGCCGTGGAGCACCGGGTGCCCGTCCTGATCGCCGCCACCAGCGGGGTGAGCGCGGTGATCGGCCCCGACGGCCGGGTCCGGCAAGAGACCGGGATCTTCGAGCCGGCGGTACTGGCCGCGCAGGTCGAGGTGGGAGGGGCCGGTACGATGGCAACCCGGCTGGGCGGCATCCCACAGGCGGTGTCCTGTCTCACCGGGCTCGCCGGCCTGGCATGGGCGCTGATCCGCACCCGGCCACGGCCAGCGACCGACTTCGAGGAGATCTAA
- the ccsB gene encoding c-type cytochrome biogenesis protein CcsB encodes MILHSFAQQVLTEVPIDETLSSYSDVAFQTAFALYAVAMVAAVVYYAMFREPRAAAQIAAGVRQTGYRERPDGDVLIRSTSLTGTGEEYRHSDRGASWAKIALLFTSIAFVFHAASVLLRGLATDRMPLGNMYEFISFTCLLAIGASLTALRKPALRTAWPFILAPILILLFFGGTNLYSEAAPVVPALRSYWLPIHVSIIGLGAALFLVSGIASVLYLLRIWQPKGQEHGRFAGLARPLPADEILDRVAYRTAVIGFPIFSVGVILGAVWAEGAWGRFWGWDPKETVSFISWVIYAGYLHARSTSGWGPKRAAWINILGFATTVFNLFFINIVVSGLHSYAGLN; translated from the coding sequence ATGATTCTCCACTCATTTGCCCAACAAGTGCTCACAGAAGTGCCCATCGACGAAACGTTGTCGTCCTACAGCGACGTAGCCTTTCAGACCGCGTTCGCGCTGTACGCGGTGGCAATGGTTGCGGCCGTTGTCTACTACGCGATGTTTCGGGAGCCCCGCGCTGCCGCACAAATTGCAGCTGGCGTTCGCCAGACAGGTTACCGGGAACGTCCGGACGGTGACGTACTGATCCGTTCGACGTCGCTGACCGGCACCGGTGAGGAGTACCGACACTCGGACCGCGGCGCCAGCTGGGCGAAGATCGCGCTGCTCTTCACATCAATCGCCTTCGTCTTCCATGCCGCCTCAGTGCTCCTTCGGGGACTAGCGACAGATCGGATGCCACTGGGCAACATGTACGAGTTCATCTCGTTCACCTGCCTGCTCGCGATCGGCGCATCGTTGACAGCGCTGCGCAAACCAGCACTACGTACCGCCTGGCCATTCATCCTTGCACCAATTCTAATTCTGCTCTTCTTCGGTGGAACGAACCTGTATTCAGAAGCGGCACCTGTTGTACCTGCGCTACGCTCTTACTGGTTGCCCATTCACGTGTCGATTATCGGCCTCGGCGCAGCACTATTCCTTGTGTCTGGCATCGCCAGCGTCCTGTACCTCCTCCGTATCTGGCAACCCAAGGGCCAAGAGCACGGTCGGTTCGCGGGCCTCGCCCGTCCGCTCCCGGCGGACGAGATACTTGATCGCGTCGCCTATCGGACGGCGGTTATCGGCTTCCCCATCTTCAGTGTCGGCGTCATCCTCGGAGCGGTGTGGGCAGAAGGAGCTTGGGGCCGGTTCTGGGGATGGGATCCGAAGGAAACTGTCAGCTTCATCTCGTGGGTCATATACGCCGGATATCTCCACGCGCGCAGCACGAGCGGTTGGGGGCCAAAGAGGGCGGCGTGGATCAACATCCTCGGCTTCGCGACCACCGTGTTCAACCTCTTCTTCATCAACATTGTCGTCTCGGGCCTGCACTCCTACGCCGGATTGAACTAG
- the resB gene encoding cytochrome c biogenesis protein ResB, with product MIDPSAAPSSTYRKTILNRIVSPLRNAWRVLTSMRTALILLFLLAIAAIPGALLPQRSLNQANVTDFIAENGFVGEVYDQLQLFDVFSSWWFTAIYALLFTSLIGCLLPRSFDLVRQLRTPPPATPRNLARLPHSATLVTTASPQEASAAVERQLKRWRRSRRNGDGRVAGAIEISSERGYLREIGNIVFHFSLLGLLIAFAAGKFIYYEGMRVIIAEPESPAFCSTTPAAFDSFRAGLLVDGTDLHPFCFNVKDFTADYLPTGQVVMFRSNIDYTTDLSNTDPTTWDKYQLRVNHPLRIDDVRVYLQGHGFAPRFTVTFPNGEVRTDIQQWQPDELVTFLSSGILRFDPPAGMYPLLEDRRENQIVIQGLFAPTAQFDGKILSSRFPSMTDPAVAVDVYRGDTGLDSGQPQSIFSLDPELIESGALEREARVNLRPGQSTELPDGTTVTFDGAEEFANYQVSYDPAQNWVGIFAVSMVGGLVLSLMVTRRRIWARIATAEDGKTVVELGGLAKTDRAGWGREFDAIRDRLTDTMTLAPARTATDDEQLDGGTVIADGPEKDRNG from the coding sequence ATGATTGATCCCTCGGCTGCACCGAGCAGCACCTATCGCAAGACCATATTGAACCGAATTGTGTCGCCGTTGCGGAACGCCTGGCGTGTGCTTACCAGCATGCGAACGGCGCTCATTCTTCTTTTCCTCCTGGCTATCGCTGCAATTCCGGGCGCGTTGCTACCGCAGCGCAGCCTCAACCAAGCAAACGTCACCGACTTCATCGCCGAAAATGGGTTTGTCGGTGAGGTTTATGACCAGTTACAACTTTTCGACGTGTTCAGTTCATGGTGGTTCACCGCCATCTACGCGCTGCTGTTCACCTCACTGATCGGGTGCCTCCTGCCGCGGTCTTTTGACCTCGTCCGGCAACTACGAACCCCGCCACCGGCTACCCCGCGGAATCTGGCGCGGCTCCCGCATTCGGCGACGTTAGTCACCACGGCTTCGCCACAAGAGGCGTCAGCGGCCGTGGAGCGACAACTCAAAAGGTGGCGCCGCTCTCGGAGAAATGGGGACGGACGAGTCGCTGGAGCGATCGAGATTTCTTCCGAACGCGGGTATTTGCGCGAGATCGGGAACATCGTTTTCCACTTCTCCTTACTTGGCCTTCTCATCGCATTCGCTGCTGGCAAGTTCATCTACTACGAAGGCATGCGAGTGATCATCGCCGAACCAGAATCGCCCGCCTTCTGCAGCACGACGCCAGCCGCCTTTGACTCGTTCCGTGCTGGGTTGCTTGTGGACGGGACGGACCTGCACCCGTTTTGTTTCAACGTCAAAGACTTTACTGCCGATTACCTGCCAACCGGGCAGGTGGTGATGTTCCGATCCAACATTGATTACACCACCGATCTTTCAAACACCGATCCGACGACCTGGGATAAGTATCAACTACGAGTCAACCATCCTCTGCGCATCGATGATGTTCGGGTGTATTTGCAAGGCCATGGATTCGCTCCACGGTTCACCGTTACATTCCCAAACGGTGAGGTACGTACAGACATCCAGCAATGGCAACCAGATGAGCTAGTCACTTTTCTGTCGTCCGGAATTCTACGATTCGACCCCCCCGCCGGTATGTATCCCCTCCTTGAGGATCGCCGCGAGAACCAGATCGTGATCCAGGGACTCTTTGCCCCGACCGCGCAGTTCGACGGCAAGATTCTTTCGTCTAGATTTCCCTCGATGACTGATCCTGCCGTCGCCGTCGACGTCTATCGTGGTGACACCGGCCTCGATTCCGGTCAACCGCAATCGATCTTCTCGCTCGATCCCGAGCTCATCGAATCTGGTGCACTAGAACGCGAGGCCCGCGTCAATCTAAGACCGGGGCAATCAACCGAGTTGCCCGACGGCACAACAGTGACATTTGACGGCGCCGAAGAGTTCGCCAACTACCAGGTCTCCTACGATCCGGCGCAGAACTGGGTCGGAATCTTCGCGGTTTCGATGGTGGGAGGCCTCGTGCTCTCGCTAATGGTGACCCGCCGCCGCATCTGGGCACGCATCGCCACTGCGGAAGACGGCAAAACCGTAGTCGAATTGGGTGGTCTTGCCAAAACCGATCGTGCGGGATGGGGTCGAGAATTCGACGCCATCCGAGATCGACTGACGGACACGATGACGCTCGCCCCGGCCAGAACAGCAACCGACGACGAACAACTAGACGGCGGAACAGTAATCGCCGATGGCCCGGAAAAGGACAGGAACGGATGA